The nucleotide sequence GCGGAGGCGGCGGACTGCCGACCTCGGAGCGCGTTGACGTCGACTCCTCCCTGCCGGTTCAGCTGGGCGTCGAGCCAGGAGGGGTCCTCCGACGGCCGGGGCCAGGCCAGCTCGACCTCGTTGACGCCCCGGTGGCAGAAGCGCGCCACGTACTCCCCGCGGGACAGCTCGCCGGTGCGCACCCGGTCAAGGCCCTCGACCGGTCCCAGGCTCTCGAGCCCGCCCGCGACTCCTGCCAGGTCGGACATGAGCGTCGACGCATCCTCCGCGCCGAGCTCGTCGCGGAGCTCGGCCTCCAAGCGGGCGGGATAGTCGGAGCCGGAGGCGATCACGGCCCAGAAGGAGCGGAGGCTCAGGTCGAACAGCTTGTGGTCCCAGAGTCGCCGGAGTTCGGCGGGGGTCGTGGCCGATCGGACTTCGTTGGTGAGTGAGGCGCAGGTGCGCTGGTGGTCGCGGAGGAAGGAGGGCAGGCCGCGCCTGGCGCGGAGCATTTTCAGCAGGGTTCCGAGCAGGGGAAGGCCGACCGTCGTCCAGTCCTGCGGCGTGAGCGGGATCAGCGGAATGGGCACGCCGTCGGGCAGCGCACCCCACCAGCCGGCGATTTTGCGGTAGACGTCGCGTGGGTCGGCCTTGCCGGCCTTCCCGCGGCGCGAGGTGATCTGGACGCTGAGGTTCGCGTAAGGGCGACCGCCGATGGAGCCGGCCATCTCCCGGCCGCGCAGGGCCATGGACGGCCCGCCGTTGGCCTGCAGGTACCGCGCCAGCGAGATCGTCAGCGGGGTCTGGGCGACGGGGTTGGCCTCGCTCAGGTTCGTGGCGGACCAGAGGCAGTTGCCGGCGAGCGAGTCGTTGCGCTCGGCGGTGCGCTGGCGCCACGGGTTCAGGGTGGTGATGGGTCGCGCCTGGAGCAGCCACAGCCGCCCGTCGGCGATCGCCCACTCGATGTCCTGGGGGACACCGTCGAAGTTGCCCTCCACGTCGTGGGCCCGACGGTGCAGTTCGGCGGCGTGAGATGCGAGCGTTGGTGGGCCGTCGTAGTGGCCGGAGGGTCGGGTGAGGCGGAACTGGTCGCCGGTCACCTGCCCGGAGACCAGGGCCTCGCCGACGCCGTGCACGACGCTGCCGAGCATGGTGTCGAGGTCGCCGGTGATCGGGTCGACGGTGAAGACGACCCCGGCGAGGTCGGCGGGGACCATCACCTGCACGATGACGGCCACGTCGCCGGCCTGGCTGTCGGTCGTCCGGGCGTAGGCGGCCACGCGGTCGGCGGAGCCGGATGCCCGCACCGTCGCGATGGCCGCGGGGAGCCCGTCGGCGGAGACGTCGAGGACCGACTCGTACGCGCCGGCGAACGACGCCGTGCCCGAGTCTTCGGCGCGGGCCGACGAACGAACGGCGAAGCGTTGGCCGGCCGGGAGGCGTCGCGCCCAGCGGTCGAGAGCATGGGTCGCGGGGGCGGTCAGGTCGTCGCCGGAGAACCCGCGCGGGAGGATCACCAGCCCCTGGGGGACCGGCTGCCCGGCGCGGGAGAGCCGGGCGAGGGACCGGGCCTTGCCGCCCGCGGTGACCTCCCCCTCGGGGAGCTCCTGGAGGCGGTAGACCGGCAGCCCGGCCGCCGCGAAGCCGCGACGGGTCAGCCAGGCGCCGATCGCGCGCCCGGCGAACCAGCCGACGAACCAGCCGAGGGTGCCGGCCAGTGGCGCCACGAGGATGGCCCAGAGGCTGAAGCCGGTCAGCCAGGCGCCGCCGACGCCGAATCCGGTCGCGACCACGTTCGCCGCGACCGTCCGGAGGCGTTGGGCGCCGACCTCAGTCAGCACCGGGCTCCCCGTCCTCCGAGGTTGCCTCCGTGGCGGGATCCCCGTCCCCGAGGATCGCCTCCGCACCCGGGTGCCGCGCGACCACATCGTCGGCCCGCGCGAGCGCGATCCCGTGGCGCAGGTCGCCGAACACGAGCAGCTTGTCGCCGACCTCGATGCTGAAGTCGCGTCGGGCCTGGGCCGGGATCACGATCTGGCCCCGGTCGCTCACGGTGATGGCCCCGTAGAACCGCTTGTCAGGATCGTTGGGGTGTGGCATGGCGCTCCGATCGTCTTGTAAACAAGACTAATCTTGTACTGAATCGGGCGCAGGATCAAGTGTTATCCGGATCCGGATGGCTCAGCCGTTCGGCGAACACGCGCCACCCTTGTCGACGGACGCCACCCCTATCGACGGACGCTACCGCGATCGACACATGCCACCGCCATGGCCGTGGCATGTGTCAATAAGGGTGGCGTCGGTCAACAAGGGTGGCGTCGGTCAACAAGGGTGGCGTCGTCGCGAGGATGGGCCCTCGGTCAGCACGGCCACGCCAGACCCTTCGCTTCGCTCAGGGCACCTCGACAAGCTCGGCGACCCGGTTCCGTGGGGTGTCGGGTTCGGCGACCCGGTTCCCTGAGTACTTCGACAGGCTCAGCACAGGCCCTGTCGATGGGTGCCGAGCGGAGCGAAGCGTACCCGCCTCACCCCAGGCGTAGGCCGATGCCGTCCAGGACGGTGTCCAGCTGCCAGTCGAAGCGGGAGTCGGCGTCGGCGAACAACGCGCGGCCGGCCTCGACCACGTGCGGAGCGTCGGGGCCGACGGCCTCGTCGCGCTGCTCGAGCGAGTAGCGCTCCGAGGTCCGTTCCTGCTCCTCGATCACGAAACCGACGACGAAGGCCGTCACGAGCTGGGCGGCCTGGACGGCGTCCGCGAGATCGTGACCGGCCTCGGCCCAGGCATCGAGCCAGGGCTCCTGTGCGCGCAGGACGTCGGGGTCGGTGAGGCGGGTGCCGGAGAAGGTTCGCGCACCGTCGCGATGGGCGAGGTACTCGGTGCGCAAAGCTCGCGCGTAGCGGCCGAGCGCCTGCCTCCAGTCGCCGAGGGGCAGAGTGGTGGCCGCGGCCATGACGCGACGCTGGATCTCGGTGCCCATCTCGTCGAGGAGCTCCTGCTTGCTCGACATATGCCAGTACAGGGCGGGGGCCTTCACGTCGAGCCTCCCGGCGAGGGCCCGGAGGGTCAGCGCCTCGATGCCCACCTCGTCGAGCAGCGCGAGCGCCTCCTCGACGATCAGCTGACGTGTCAGTCCCTTGGCCATGGTGATAGCTTAACGCTGTTAAGCGATGATCGGAACTGAACAACGTTAAGGAGATGTCCATGAAGGCAGTTGTGATCAGCTCTCCGCAGGCGGGTCCCGTCTGCGGAGACTTCTCAGAGCCGGTTCCCGGGCAGGGGGAGCAGGTGTTCGAGCTTGTCGGAGCTGGTCTGCACCAGATCGTGCGGTCCATCGCCTCCGGCTCCCACTACGGCAGCGGCGACGTCTACCCGTTCGTCCCCGGTGTCGACGCCGTTGCCCGGGGTGTCGACGGCGGGCTCGTCTACACCGGGTTCATCACCGAGCCGTGGGGCACGATGGCGGAGCGGATGTCTGCCCGCGTGGGCATTCGGGTGCCCGACGGAGCCGACCCGCTCGCCGTCGCGGCAGGCATGAACCCCGGGATGTCGAGCTGGTTGCCGCTGACGGCGCGCGCCGACCGGGGACCGCTCGGCACCGTGCTGATCTTCGGCGCGACCGGCGCCTCGGGCAGGATCGCCGTCCAGTCGGCGCTCTCCCTGGGCGCGGACCGCGTCGTCGCCGTGGGCCGTAACGCCGCCGTGCTGGAGGAGCTCGCGGGGCCGTCCGTGGTCACCGTCCGCCTCGGTGAGGAGGACACGGCGACTCGGCTCGCCGCGGCGCTCGACCCGGCGCCGTCGCTCGTCCTCGACTACCTCTGGGGACCCGTCGCGGAACTGGCCTTCGGGGCGCTGGCGCGTCGCGGCCTCGACGAGGACTCGGCCGACATCACCTACACCCAGATCGGGGGCCTCGCCGGCCCGACGGCCGCGGTCCCGGCGTCGCTGCTGCGCAGCCGGAGGATCCGGATCGTCGGCAGCGGCGCGGGCTCCGCGTCTACGGCGGACCTGTTGAAGCAGCTGCCCGGGCTGCTGGCGCGGATTGCCGACGGCCGGATCCAGGTGGCGTACAAGTCGTTCTCCCTGGCGGACGCGGCGGCGGCCTGGGCGCACCGGGGCCCGGAGCGCGCCGTGCTCGTGCCGTAGCCGCGCGCGTGGCTGCGGTCGGTGTCGAACTCGGATAGGACTCAACAGCTTCTGCCGCGGAGGTCCGGCACCTGGGATTAGGCGCAAGACCGGCACGCGACCGGATCGCCTCGCTTACCCTTGTCGGGCGGACAACGTTGTCCGCGTGAGGCATGGTGGCCGATGCATTCAAAGCTGTCCGGTCCGCTCCAGGGCGGGCTCGTGGGGCTCAGCCGACGCGACGCGCCCGTACGGGTGCTCAGCGACGACGGACCGGCGCTCCTTGTGCTCGACCGGGGCAGACTTCGCTGGGTGCCTCGGCGCGACGCCGTCGCGATCCTCGAGCCCGGCGGCGCCCCGACCCCGGAGCGGCAGGCCGAGGTGCTCGCCCGGGCGCCGTTTCCCGGACTCGACGGCGGCCTCATCAGGGTGGACGACTGGGTCGGCGGCCAGGAGTTGCTCCCGACGATGGGCCCGAGCGGGATCGCGGAGGTCGTCGCCTTCGCCTCGTTCTGCGGCTCGTTGCATGTCGAGGTCGCGCGGTCGAGCGGCGGCACCACCCATGAACGGCTCGTGCGCGTCTACCGGGCCCTCCGACGCGGCTTGCTGACTGGACCCGACGGCGATGCTGACCCACCGGCCCACCCCATCGAGTACTACCGGTGTCATGTCTGCGGACTGGTCCCCGCGCCCGTCTCGTCGCTCACGGGGATCGCGATCGAGCACGGTGGCCCGAAGGCCCAGCGGTGCCCGATGTCCGGCCGTCGTCTCATCGACCCGCCCGCCTAGTCGGGCACTGGGGCTTCGGGCGGGTTGGCCCCTCTCGCTTCGCTCGAGGCGTTTCGACAGGCTCAACGATCCGGCGAGGGCGTTTCGACAGGCTGAGCCTGTCGGTTCCCTGAGCTCGTCGAAGGGCGCCGAGCGGAGCGAGGCGTATCTGGCAACGGAGGCCCGGCGAACCCCTGATCCGTAGGGTGGAGAACCCAGCCGGAAGGAACCCTCATGGCCGTCACCAGCGTCGAGACGGACCTCGACACCCTCACCATGACCGTCGTCACCGAGCACGCCGTCGACGTTCGGCGGCTCTGGGACGGATACCTCGACCCCCGACAGATCGAGCTGTTCTGGGGGCCACCGACATGGCCGGCGACGTTCCTTCGTCACGACGGGTTCGTCGGTGGTGTCTCGCGGTACTTCATGACCGGCCCCGACGAGGACGTCGCCGCCGGCGCGTGGGACTGGACCGCGCTCGACGAAGGGACATCGTTCGAGGTCACCGACCACTTCTGCCACCCTGACGGCACCATCGACGAGTCGATGCAGACCATGCGCATGACGTTCCTGTTCGAACCGACCCCGACCGGATCGCGCCTGACCAACACCACCTTCTTCGCTTCCGCTCAGGAGCTGAAGCAGCTCCGCGAGATGGGGATGGAGGAGGGGTCGACGCAGGCGATGGGCCAGACCGACGGTGTTCTTGCCCGCCCGGACTTCGCGCCCGGACTGCCGACCGCCGCGACGCTCCTCGACGGCACCAGGGTGCGCGTCAGCAGCGTGCTGAAGGCCGATCTTGACGACGTGTGGCGTGCGCACCGCGATGAGGCGACCGTCGCCAGGTGGCTGCTCGGGCCAGACGGCTGGTCGATGCCCGAGTGCACCGTCGCCCAGC is from Tessaracoccus palaemonis and encodes:
- a CDS encoding PEP/pyruvate-binding domain-containing protein: MLTEVGAQRLRTVAANVVATGFGVGGAWLTGFSLWAILVAPLAGTLGWFVGWFAGRAIGAWLTRRGFAAAGLPVYRLQELPEGEVTAGGKARSLARLSRAGQPVPQGLVILPRGFSGDDLTAPATHALDRWARRLPAGQRFAVRSSARAEDSGTASFAGAYESVLDVSADGLPAAIATVRASGSADRVAAYARTTDSQAGDVAVIVQVMVPADLAGVVFTVDPITGDLDTMLGSVVHGVGEALVSGQVTGDQFRLTRPSGHYDGPPTLASHAAELHRRAHDVEGNFDGVPQDIEWAIADGRLWLLQARPITTLNPWRQRTAERNDSLAGNCLWSATNLSEANPVAQTPLTISLARYLQANGGPSMALRGREMAGSIGGRPYANLSVQITSRRGKAGKADPRDVYRKIAGWWGALPDGVPIPLIPLTPQDWTTVGLPLLGTLLKMLRARRGLPSFLRDHQRTCASLTNEVRSATTPAELRRLWDHKLFDLSLRSFWAVIASGSDYPARLEAELRDELGAEDASTLMSDLAGVAGGLESLGPVEGLDRVRTGELSRGEYVARFCHRGVNEVELAWPRPSEDPSWLDAQLNRQGGVDVNALRGRQSAASATVLARLRTHDRRQAATVERRVRKAARNAALREVARSEGVRTTGVQRTFALRAGELLGIRDDVFLLTIEELLAALDGDTTPFALFDERRTTLRRYRELPPLPGLICGRFDPFNWAADPERRTDVAGSVIAASDPTVSSETRDVITGHPGALGRVEGTVRVLASFDESDQLLPGEVLVTSLTNIGWTPLFPVAGAIVTDLGAPLSHAAIVARELGVPAVVGCGDATARLHTGDRVLVDGAAGTVTPCSPAW
- a CDS encoding AbrB/MazE/SpoVT family DNA-binding domain-containing protein, which translates into the protein MPHPNDPDKRFYGAITVSDRGQIVIPAQARRDFSIEVGDKLLVFGDLRHGIALARADDVVARHPGAEAILGDGDPATEATSEDGEPGAD
- a CDS encoding TetR/AcrR family transcriptional regulator C-terminal domain-containing protein, with protein sequence MAKGLTRQLIVEEALALLDEVGIEALTLRALAGRLDVKAPALYWHMSSKQELLDEMGTEIQRRVMAAATTLPLGDWRQALGRYARALRTEYLAHRDGARTFSGTRLTDPDVLRAQEPWLDAWAEAGHDLADAVQAAQLVTAFVVGFVIEEQERTSERYSLEQRDEAVGPDAPHVVEAGRALFADADSRFDWQLDTVLDGIGLRLG
- a CDS encoding quinone oxidoreductase family protein, producing the protein MKAVVISSPQAGPVCGDFSEPVPGQGEQVFELVGAGLHQIVRSIASGSHYGSGDVYPFVPGVDAVARGVDGGLVYTGFITEPWGTMAERMSARVGIRVPDGADPLAVAAGMNPGMSSWLPLTARADRGPLGTVLIFGATGASGRIAVQSALSLGADRVVAVGRNAAVLEELAGPSVVTVRLGEEDTATRLAAALDPAPSLVLDYLWGPVAELAFGALARRGLDEDSADITYTQIGGLAGPTAAVPASLLRSRRIRIVGSGAGSASTADLLKQLPGLLARIADGRIQVAYKSFSLADAAAAWAHRGPERAVLVP
- a CDS encoding SRPBCC family protein — its product is MAVTSVETDLDTLTMTVVTEHAVDVRRLWDGYLDPRQIELFWGPPTWPATFLRHDGFVGGVSRYFMTGPDEDVAAGAWDWTALDEGTSFEVTDHFCHPDGTIDESMQTMRMTFLFEPTPTGSRLTNTTFFASAQELKQLREMGMEEGSTQAMGQTDGVLARPDFAPGLPTAATLLDGTRVRVSSVLKADLDDVWRAHRDEATVARWLLGPDGWSMPECTVAQRTGEATRLTWRDEATGRSFSSVSRVLELAPPRREVAAESMAGSPETVNDLTLTPLDGGTLVSIVITYPDRETRDAALGTGMVGGMESSYARLEGLLAGGGEVVH